A portion of the Gemmatimonadota bacterium genome contains these proteins:
- a CDS encoding sulfatase-like hydrolase/transferase, whose amino-acid sequence MERPHIILITTDQQHHRMASYSGDPYVSTPNLDKLAAGGKRFELTYVSNPVCVPFRYALVSGHMPHTFDGLEHNSKGMASEHPRILDHIDTPLMGTLLRNCGYDTYAGGKLHVEGTQVFTKEKAEEFGFESLTTDQRDELAERSANFLKNRDSDRPFFLWASFINPHDICKVLDEDGKPTHPSDPGDNLPPLPDNHAPPQDEPKWMQRFRDGTLGDEETIEIGLNRRFGQRAIHWTEHEWRTYRAAYRFYMEDLDQQLGVILDALDDTGLRESTVVIFTSDHGDHDGEHGLTMKRSFYEASSHVPLTISWPGRVSPGQIDALVNNGIDLLPTLCDFAEGEIPDSLPGRSLKPLALGEQPDWREFVVAETVGGRMVRSARYKYSIFHYNGTSEEMLVDMVSDPTETKNLANDPEFIQILTDHRNRLSDWVQAHADTQGATYLKALAP is encoded by the coding sequence ATGGAACGACCGCATATCATTCTCATAACAACGGACCAACAACATCACAGAATGGCGAGCTATTCCGGTGACCCTTATGTCAGTACGCCCAATTTGGATAAACTGGCTGCAGGTGGTAAGAGATTCGAGCTCACCTACGTTTCCAATCCAGTTTGTGTCCCATTCAGGTACGCCCTGGTCTCAGGCCATATGCCGCACACTTTTGATGGCCTGGAGCATAACTCCAAGGGGATGGCTTCGGAACATCCGCGGATTTTGGACCATATTGATACGCCATTGATGGGGACACTCCTCCGAAATTGTGGATATGATACGTACGCCGGCGGTAAGCTGCACGTAGAGGGCACCCAGGTTTTCACAAAAGAAAAGGCAGAGGAATTCGGATTTGAGTCGCTCACAACCGATCAGAGGGATGAGCTTGCGGAGAGATCTGCTAATTTTCTCAAAAACAGAGATTCCGATCGCCCGTTCTTCCTCTGGGCATCGTTCATTAATCCACACGATATATGTAAAGTCCTGGATGAGGATGGGAAGCCGACACATCCTTCGGATCCAGGAGACAACTTGCCTCCCTTGCCGGATAATCACGCACCCCCTCAGGATGAGCCAAAGTGGATGCAGAGATTCCGTGATGGGACACTGGGAGACGAGGAGACAATCGAAATCGGCCTCAACCGAAGATTCGGTCAGCGTGCAATCCACTGGACCGAACACGAGTGGCGGACCTACCGTGCGGCTTACCGTTTTTATATGGAGGACCTGGACCAACAGTTGGGTGTGATACTGGATGCGCTCGATGACACCGGTCTGCGGGAGAGTACGGTTGTCATATTTACAAGTGACCATGGCGATCATGATGGGGAACACGGATTGACAATGAAGCGGTCGTTCTACGAAGCGTCGTCACACGTACCGCTCACGATCAGTTGGCCTGGAAGAGTTTCTCCAGGTCAGATCGATGCTTTGGTCAATAATGGGATCGATCTGCTTCCGACGTTATGCGACTTTGCCGAAGGAGAAATTCCAGATTCACTACCCGGTAGAAGCTTGAAACCCCTTGCTCTGGGCGAGCAACCCGATTGGCGGGAATTCGTCGTTGCCGAAACTGTTGGCGGTAGAATGGTAAGGTCTGCCAGGTACAAGTACTCCATTTTCCACTACAATGGTACGTCGGAAGAAATGCTTGTCGATATGGTTTCGGATCCCACTGAAACAAAGAACCTCGCCAATGATCCTGAATTCATTCAGATCCTGACGGATCACCGAAACCGACTATCTGATTGGGTCCAGGCACACGCCGACACGCAAGGCGCCACCTACCTGAAAGCCCTGGCACCGTAG
- a CDS encoding sulfatase-like hydrolase/transferase, producing MRGLERVIIMGTKPNFLIIVTDDQGYGDLTAFSHHAPDVQTPNMDRLAERGVLFSQAYVTAPVCSPSRAGWNTGRHQVRWDPKSSFFCGHPETEKNIAEIMKANGYTTARFGKNDYGLGFHDHEAHEYPLNHGYDEFLGFSAHGHDYFLLTKDIEDRTPDPKGHSAVVGPLMHNRDYKEFGQGYLTEIFTDATIDFLESHQEEPFFVTLSYNSVHHLIHQVPKRYLDKHGVREIPNYDPETMGGYGDWFKRYRILGEINADEFRRYYLANLNCLDDNIGRLLDTLDQLSLADNTIVIMFSDNGGAPNTGACNLPLAGSKFTLWEGGIRVPFILARPNESASGTICNRTISTLDILPTCLQAADINQPEGLDGQPIPKDVTKIADQRDLFWRWGDSYAVRSGDWKLLHKGGRRGQEPSCDGIVERTELLQNTCLFNLKEDPSESQDLIDQHPEVVERLQDLYAAWSEEVDGG from the coding sequence ATGCGGGGATTGGAGCGGGTGATCATTATGGGCACAAAACCAAATTTTCTCATCATTGTTACAGACGATCAGGGCTACGGCGATCTGACTGCATTCAGTCATCATGCGCCAGACGTGCAAACGCCAAACATGGACCGGCTCGCTGAGCGCGGCGTTCTCTTTTCACAGGCCTATGTGACAGCTCCCGTATGCAGCCCTTCGCGTGCTGGATGGAATACGGGGAGACACCAGGTGCGTTGGGATCCGAAATCTTCCTTTTTTTGCGGACATCCTGAAACAGAAAAGAACATCGCCGAAATCATGAAGGCTAACGGCTATACCACAGCGCGTTTCGGCAAGAACGATTACGGCCTGGGCTTTCACGATCACGAGGCTCACGAATATCCGTTGAACCACGGCTACGACGAGTTTCTTGGATTCTCGGCACACGGCCACGACTATTTCCTCCTCACCAAAGACATCGAAGACCGCACGCCCGATCCAAAAGGGCACAGCGCGGTTGTTGGGCCGCTCATGCACAACCGGGATTACAAAGAATTTGGGCAAGGGTATCTGACGGAAATCTTCACCGACGCGACAATCGATTTTCTCGAGAGCCATCAGGAAGAACCTTTCTTTGTGACACTCTCTTACAACTCCGTGCATCACCTGATCCACCAGGTGCCCAAACGATACCTCGACAAGCACGGCGTAAGGGAGATTCCAAACTACGACCCGGAGACCATGGGCGGGTATGGGGACTGGTTCAAAAGGTATAGAATCCTCGGCGAGATCAATGCCGACGAGTTTCGCAGATACTATCTGGCGAACCTGAATTGCCTCGACGACAATATCGGTCGCCTTCTGGACACGTTGGATCAGCTATCGCTTGCAGACAACACCATCGTGATCATGTTTTCAGACAACGGAGGCGCACCGAACACCGGTGCCTGCAACCTGCCGCTTGCCGGGAGCAAGTTTACGCTCTGGGAGGGCGGGATTCGCGTGCCATTTATCCTCGCCCGTCCAAATGAGTCGGCATCTGGAACGATCTGTAACAGGACGATCTCAACACTCGATATTCTTCCGACCTGTTTACAGGCGGCAGACATCAATCAGCCAGAAGGTTTGGACGGTCAACCCATCCCAAAAGATGTCACAAAAATCGCAGACCAGCGAGACCTCTTCTGGCGCTGGGGCGATAGTTATGCCGTGCGCTCTGGTGATTGGAAACTGTTGCATAAAGGTGGCAGGAGAGGTCAAGAGCCGTCCTGCGATGGGATCGTTGAACGCACAGAGCTTCTCCAGAATACCTGTCTGTTTAACCTGAAGGAAGATCCCTCAGAGAGCCAGGATCTGATCGATCAGCATCCCGAAGTCGTGGAACGCCTGCAGGATCTGTACGCGGCCTGGTCTGAGGAAGTCGATGGGGGCTAA
- a CDS encoding sulfatase-like hydrolase/transferase: MNQPNILFVFTDQQRTDTMSCYGNDWIQSPHLNALSERSFVFENTYVGQAVCTPSRGTLMSGLYPHSHGCVANGIHLREDTKSIAEMMPDTYRKAYMGKWHLGNDTVRQHGFDEWISIQDNLRHLNTIQDAPMSSHYEWLVAQGVEPPSHLAPDLKQFSAGDRARLPAEQQVGAFVAQEADRFIRENVDQPWLLVCSTFEPHPPYTGPYDGLYDPEELPVGPTFLKQPEGHSRFNRVRAEHYATKKEAGEDLSTELGWRKVRSQYFGNMKIVDDAVGRIIQALEETGQLENTIIAYTSDHGEMVGDHAMMEKRTFYEESARVPFLLSVPWLNKEQKRIDGVFGHADLVPTLLDLAGVEVSDQCEGESLAGALTGERDLKDHVAFMEWNGIGDRNLGNPSINLMATLPWRSVVTGDRWKLNLCAGDQCELFDLNTDPYEENNLFDVPEHRDRIRDMAAKIRLWQHETGDTVPLPSV, from the coding sequence ATGAATCAACCGAATATTCTTTTTGTGTTCACAGATCAGCAACGCACAGATACCATGTCGTGTTACGGCAATGATTGGATTCAATCGCCGCATTTGAATGCGCTTTCGGAGCGGTCTTTTGTTTTTGAGAATACGTATGTTGGTCAGGCTGTGTGTACGCCATCGCGGGGTACGCTGATGTCTGGGTTGTACCCTCATTCGCACGGATGTGTGGCGAATGGGATTCATCTACGAGAAGATACAAAGTCGATTGCGGAAATGATGCCAGATACATATCGCAAGGCATATATGGGCAAATGGCATTTGGGCAACGATACCGTTCGCCAACATGGGTTTGATGAGTGGATCAGTATTCAGGATAATTTGCGGCATTTGAATACGATTCAAGATGCGCCGATGAGTTCCCACTATGAGTGGTTGGTGGCGCAGGGCGTTGAACCACCCTCGCATTTGGCACCGGACTTGAAACAATTTTCTGCAGGAGATCGCGCGCGTTTGCCAGCGGAACAACAGGTCGGGGCGTTTGTCGCGCAGGAAGCGGATCGGTTTATTCGAGAAAATGTCGATCAGCCCTGGTTGCTGGTGTGCAGTACGTTTGAACCGCACCCTCCATATACAGGGCCGTATGACGGTTTGTATGATCCTGAGGAATTGCCGGTTGGCCCGACGTTTTTGAAACAACCTGAAGGGCATTCGCGATTTAATCGGGTGCGAGCAGAGCATTATGCAACGAAGAAGGAGGCAGGTGAAGATTTAAGTACGGAATTGGGATGGCGAAAAGTGAGATCGCAATACTTCGGAAATATGAAGATTGTTGATGATGCTGTGGGGCGGATCATTCAGGCATTGGAAGAGACAGGGCAACTGGAGAATACGATTATTGCTTACACGAGTGATCATGGAGAAATGGTGGGCGATCATGCGATGATGGAAAAGCGGACGTTTTACGAAGAGTCTGCGCGAGTGCCGTTTTTGCTCAGTGTGCCGTGGTTGAATAAGGAACAGAAACGAATCGATGGTGTGTTTGGGCATGCGGATTTGGTGCCGACACTTTTGGATCTGGCGGGCGTTGAAGTTTCAGATCAGTGTGAAGGGGAGAGTTTGGCTGGTGCACTCACCGGTGAGCGCGATTTGAAGGATCACGTTGCATTTATGGAGTGGAATGGGATTGGCGATCGCAATTTAGGGAATCCAAGCATTAACTTGATGGCGACATTGCCCTGGCGATCTGTGGTGACGGGTGATCGCTGGAAGTTGAATTTGTGTGCTGGTGATCAGTGTGAGTTGTTCGACCTTAATACAGATCCTTATGAAGAAAACAATCTGTTTGATGTTCCTGAACATCGCGATCGCATTCGCGATATGGCGGCGAAGATTCGATTGTGGCAACATGAAACAGGAGATACTGTGCCTTTGCCGAGTGTTTAG
- a CDS encoding sulfatase translates to MLIVVQLSREVFVANKEKPNIVFILTDQWRAQATGYAGDPNVKTPNLDALAQKSIRLDTTVSTCPVCCPARACLLTGQYPLTHGIFLNQIRLEPDTTTFAEVLKSHGYDTAYIGKWHLDGDTHEQNFIPPERRLGFDFWRAHECSHNYYDSPYYDDSGIMKKWEGYDAFAQTDCAIEYLEGRQNEDDPFFLFVSYGPPHNPFHKVPEEYRALYNEDEIVLRDNVPAECEAIARNDMWGYYAHITALDHCVGRVEEALERLGMTEGTILVFTSDHGEMNGSQGHDRKIRPWDESMLVPFLLRLPNGIGRQIDTPFGIPDMMPTLLDLVGAPVPEGVEGVSFAKHMLGEADAPLEASLFGCYVPFANYSYEHGGREYRGVRTSRYTYVRDLEGPWLLYDNEADPYQLENLCGRPEVESVQTHLEGLLSDLLKEHNDAFENGQELLDRWGYEIVNPHAFRRKQV, encoded by the coding sequence ATTCTGATTGTTGTGCAATTAAGTAGGGAGGTTTTTGTGGCCAACAAAGAGAAGCCCAATATTGTATTCATTTTGACCGATCAGTGGCGCGCACAGGCAACAGGGTATGCGGGAGATCCAAATGTTAAGACACCCAACCTCGATGCCCTGGCTCAAAAGAGTATTCGGTTGGATACGACTGTGTCAACGTGCCCGGTTTGTTGTCCGGCTCGTGCCTGTCTTTTGACCGGGCAATATCCACTGACGCATGGGATCTTTTTAAACCAGATTCGGCTTGAGCCCGATACGACCACATTCGCTGAGGTTCTAAAGTCACACGGTTATGACACCGCATACATTGGCAAGTGGCATTTGGACGGAGATACCCACGAGCAAAATTTCATCCCACCTGAGCGACGGTTGGGCTTTGACTTTTGGCGCGCGCACGAATGCTCGCACAATTATTACGATTCGCCCTATTATGATGACTCGGGCATTATGAAAAAGTGGGAAGGATACGATGCGTTTGCACAGACCGATTGTGCGATTGAGTATCTGGAGGGCAGGCAGAATGAAGACGATCCCTTTTTCCTTTTTGTTTCATATGGCCCGCCTCATAACCCTTTCCACAAAGTGCCGGAAGAATACAGAGCGCTCTACAATGAAGATGAAATCGTATTGAGAGACAATGTGCCTGCTGAGTGTGAGGCGATTGCCCGGAATGATATGTGGGGTTATTATGCGCATATTACGGCACTTGATCACTGTGTTGGGCGTGTTGAAGAAGCACTTGAACGCCTCGGGATGACAGAGGGTACAATTCTTGTGTTTACCTCTGATCACGGTGAAATGAATGGGTCGCAAGGCCATGATCGGAAAATACGGCCCTGGGATGAATCTATGCTTGTGCCCTTTCTGTTGCGATTGCCAAATGGGATTGGTCGCCAAATCGACACCCCTTTTGGCATACCAGATATGATGCCGACGTTGTTGGATCTGGTGGGCGCGCCTGTACCGGAAGGCGTCGAAGGGGTGAGTTTTGCCAAACACATGCTCGGTGAAGCCGATGCGCCTTTGGAGGCTTCACTTTTTGGATGCTACGTTCCGTTTGCCAATTATTCTTATGAACATGGTGGCAGGGAATATCGAGGCGTTCGCACGAGCCGTTATACTTATGTGCGTGACCTGGAGGGGCCCTGGTTGTTGTATGACAATGAGGCAGATCCTTATCAGTTGGAGAACCTTTGTGGTCGGCCTGAGGTAGAATCTGTTCAAACGCATCTGGAAGGTTTGCTTTCAGATCTGTTGAAGGAACATAATGACGCGTTTGAGAACGGGCAGGAATTGTTGGATCGATGGGGGTATGAAATCGTCAATCCCCACGCATTTCGCAGGAAACAAGTGTGA
- a CDS encoding sulfatase-like hydrolase/transferase, with product MNDDQLNRPSNILYIFTDDQSFRSVSCYPEAHSWISTPNIDRLAHEGMRFSNCYTSAWCAPSRATYLTGKLPHGVMSMHLPSSYPNYVRDPDQCPYWLENLRENGWYTGIVGKWHTGPDHGHGRYWDFSAIWDHSQPEKYGPYYVNQNMSINGGPPEPVGGYSTDNYTEYALEFLRGRAEEPDKPWHLWLCYDAVHGPWKVADRHLQDYPDVSQVPTPEDIYPPRPTKATHMRDYGVWREGDQGQPVGIRDGRTLTDWEQQYNRGVRALDEGVGRVIGAIEEMEQLDDTLVVFTSDQGFAWGQHGFRLKVAPYDANIKAPMIMRLPGRIPAGTVCDVPIGGQDIPPTFLSLIGMEQPWKMHGEDLTPLLSDPNAEWDRPLLMECTGHYFGEDTDVGCGEPIGNPPIPWWVSLCTGKYKYIRWLVPGEIEEMYDLENDPEELENLALESDHHELLAQLRQGTIDELRRTDAGMVDNLPPIKVMTREQLLGGADR from the coding sequence ATGAACGATGATCAATTGAACCGTCCGAGCAACATTTTATACATCTTCACCGACGATCAGAGCTTTCGGTCTGTGAGTTGCTACCCCGAGGCGCATTCGTGGATCAGTACGCCAAACATCGATCGTCTCGCCCATGAGGGGATGCGTTTTTCCAACTGCTATACCAGTGCCTGGTGTGCGCCTTCACGCGCCACGTACCTGACCGGAAAATTGCCGCATGGCGTGATGAGCATGCACCTGCCCTCGAGCTACCCAAACTATGTCCGCGATCCAGACCAGTGTCCGTACTGGCTCGAGAATCTCCGCGAGAACGGTTGGTACACAGGCATCGTCGGCAAATGGCACACAGGTCCCGATCACGGTCACGGTCGGTACTGGGATTTTTCTGCCATCTGGGACCACAGCCAACCCGAAAAATATGGGCCCTATTATGTCAATCAAAATATGAGTATCAACGGGGGGCCGCCGGAACCGGTTGGCGGCTATTCTACCGATAACTACACGGAGTATGCACTTGAATTTCTCCGCGGACGAGCAGAAGAACCGGATAAGCCCTGGCATCTCTGGCTGTGCTATGACGCAGTACACGGCCCCTGGAAAGTGGCTGACCGCCATCTCCAGGACTATCCAGATGTTTCCCAGGTCCCCACGCCAGAAGACATCTATCCGCCGCGCCCGACCAAGGCGACACATATGCGGGACTATGGTGTTTGGCGCGAGGGAGATCAGGGCCAACCGGTAGGCATCCGGGATGGACGGACACTCACCGATTGGGAACAACAATACAACCGGGGCGTGCGCGCACTGGATGAAGGGGTTGGCAGGGTGATCGGCGCCATAGAGGAGATGGAGCAGTTGGATGATACCCTGGTCGTCTTTACGTCGGACCAGGGATTTGCCTGGGGACAGCACGGCTTTCGACTCAAGGTGGCGCCCTATGATGCCAATATCAAAGCGCCGATGATCATGCGGCTGCCGGGACGGATTCCTGCAGGCACAGTATGCGATGTGCCAATCGGCGGCCAGGATATCCCGCCTACCTTTCTCTCGTTGATCGGCATGGAACAACCCTGGAAGATGCACGGGGAGGACCTGACACCATTGCTCTCCGATCCCAACGCCGAATGGGATCGCCCGCTGCTGATGGAGTGTACGGGTCATTATTTTGGAGAAGATACCGATGTCGGCTGTGGCGAGCCAATAGGCAATCCGCCTATCCCCTGGTGGGTATCTCTGTGCACGGGAAAGTACAAATATATCCGCTGGCTCGTCCCCGGGGAGATCGAAGAGATGTACGATCTCGAGAATGACCCCGAGGAACTGGAAAACCTCGCTTTGGAATCCGATCACCACGAGTTGCTCGCCCAACTTCGGCAAGGGACGATTGATGAGCTTCGACGCACGGACGCGGGAATGGTCGATAACCTGCCACCAATCAAGGTAATGACCAGAGAGCAGCTTCTCGGCGGGGCTGACAGGTAA
- a CDS encoding phytanoyl-CoA dioxygenase family protein, with protein sequence MTLEEKFIFDLQGYIVVKNVLSQAEVDELNAIADQKMADQEEVNNGLKIPRRVSLWGKPFQNLFDHPNMIPYLSELLGPQFRADHDYGIFMRQGGRKGGLHGGDHRAGTHYYKYRDGVMRNGLTVVVYFLAPAPPGSGGFCCVPGSHKSNFALNVPEEVRSFKRIPHYLANPSAETGDALIFTEATMHGTLPWTAENERRTLLYKFTPGHASYASIYYNHEDYEDLTEQQKRVLTPPSVRRPNVVETA encoded by the coding sequence GTGACACTTGAAGAAAAATTCATATTTGACCTGCAAGGATACATCGTTGTCAAAAATGTACTCTCTCAAGCCGAAGTAGACGAACTCAATGCAATTGCCGATCAAAAAATGGCCGACCAAGAGGAAGTGAATAACGGACTCAAGATTCCCCGCAGAGTCTCGCTCTGGGGCAAACCCTTCCAAAATCTGTTTGACCACCCCAACATGATTCCTTACCTCAGCGAACTCCTCGGCCCCCAATTTCGTGCCGACCACGACTACGGCATCTTTATGCGTCAAGGTGGGCGCAAAGGTGGCCTCCATGGTGGGGACCATCGTGCAGGTACGCACTATTACAAATATCGCGACGGCGTCATGCGCAATGGCTTGACCGTAGTCGTCTACTTCCTTGCACCCGCCCCCCCAGGTTCTGGCGGATTCTGCTGCGTACCCGGTTCACACAAATCCAATTTTGCCCTCAACGTCCCTGAAGAGGTTCGCTCCTTTAAGCGCATCCCTCACTACCTCGCCAATCCAAGTGCAGAAACAGGCGACGCCCTCATCTTCACAGAAGCGACGATGCACGGAACCTTGCCCTGGACTGCTGAAAACGAACGCAGAACCCTACTCTACAAATTCACCCCCGGCCACGCTTCCTACGCATCAATATACTACAATCACGAAGACTACGAAGACCTGACCGAGCAACAAAAACGCGTTCTCACGCCCCCATCCGTCCGCCGTCCTAACGTAGTGGAAACGGCATAG
- a CDS encoding sulfatase-like hydrolase/transferase, whose amino-acid sequence MKNIVVITIEHLAARALGCYGNPVGATPHLDRFASEAIRFENCTVPSPLCVASRVAFFTGRYPSVTGSRDNTLLMQEKEGFHLPGLLKDAGVGCGLFGKNHCFPDAETAGFEACIEESPLRHKQREAYGKPFPGPAIPIDPSVFESQTRRFRWGDHPNPIWYGGTYPFDPAETPARANVNHALDYLERKGDEPSFVWLSFSDVHPPYRAPEPFATMYRPEDMPLPHRPESELDSKPFVQQVYYHGGWLHLMDDEQLRQTMAYYYGMLRHLDECLGKFFDGLKALGRWDDTIIVATGDHGEYLGEHGLIRKTAAFYDCIVQVPLIVRGLEHARDGATNALQIEQIDLMPTLLQSSGISIPLGVQGRSVTDMMSGMAPERDCTYAEVGSRQPLPEGGPEAELDALKAGISRTEPVPELPLVESGTFFLSRGRMVRNEKWKYAHYVNDRSELYDLQNDPGELVNLAGNPDYRDREEAMRSRLLERTIEAGDPR is encoded by the coding sequence ATGAAAAACATTGTCGTAATCACCATTGAGCATCTTGCCGCTCGCGCATTGGGATGCTATGGCAATCCCGTCGGAGCGACACCTCATCTGGATCGCTTTGCCAGCGAAGCCATCAGGTTTGAAAACTGCACCGTACCTTCTCCGCTCTGCGTCGCATCACGGGTCGCATTTTTCACGGGTCGTTATCCCAGCGTTACAGGTTCCAGAGACAACACGCTGTTGATGCAAGAAAAGGAAGGATTTCATCTGCCAGGGCTATTGAAAGATGCTGGTGTCGGCTGTGGCCTATTTGGGAAAAACCACTGCTTTCCAGATGCCGAAACTGCAGGATTTGAAGCGTGTATTGAAGAATCGCCACTTCGGCACAAGCAGCGAGAAGCCTATGGGAAGCCATTTCCTGGGCCTGCAATACCCATCGACCCATCCGTGTTCGAATCACAAACAAGACGTTTCCGTTGGGGAGATCACCCAAATCCAATCTGGTATGGCGGAACCTACCCTTTCGATCCTGCTGAAACGCCAGCAAGAGCCAACGTGAATCATGCCCTCGATTATCTCGAACGGAAGGGTGACGAGCCTTCGTTTGTGTGGTTGAGCTTTTCCGATGTTCATCCGCCCTATCGGGCTCCCGAACCTTTTGCCACGATGTACAGACCAGAGGACATGCCTCTCCCACATAGACCAGAGAGTGAATTGGACTCAAAACCGTTCGTTCAGCAAGTCTATTATCACGGCGGGTGGCTGCATCTCATGGATGACGAGCAACTGCGCCAGACAATGGCGTACTACTATGGCATGCTCAGGCACCTGGATGAATGCCTGGGCAAATTCTTTGATGGACTAAAAGCGCTTGGTCGTTGGGACGACACCATCATTGTTGCCACAGGTGACCACGGTGAGTACCTGGGCGAACACGGACTCATTCGGAAAACAGCTGCATTCTACGACTGCATTGTCCAGGTCCCATTGATCGTAAGGGGTTTGGAACATGCACGGGATGGTGCAACAAACGCACTGCAGATTGAGCAAATCGACTTGATGCCCACATTACTCCAGAGTAGCGGAATCTCGATCCCGTTGGGTGTTCAGGGTAGAAGTGTGACAGATATGATGTCGGGTATGGCTCCAGAGAGAGACTGTACCTATGCGGAAGTTGGCAGCCGTCAGCCATTGCCAGAGGGAGGACCAGAAGCAGAACTGGACGCGCTGAAAGCCGGCATAAGTCGGACGGAGCCCGTACCGGAATTGCCGCTGGTTGAGTCGGGAACGTTCTTCCTTTCTCGGGGTCGCATGGTTCGAAACGAGAAGTGGAAATACGCACATTATGTGAATGATCGTTCTGAACTTTACGACTTGCAGAACGACCCGGGCGAACTGGTGAATCTGGCAGGAAATCCGGATTATCGAGATCGGGAAGAAGCAATGCGCAGCAGGCTGCTGGAACGAACAATTGAAGCTGGCGACCCTCGTTGA
- a CDS encoding phytanoyl-CoA dioxygenase family protein produces MTESSIDLDWYALSAQEIRQFDEQGYLIVRDVLDQDMIDRVVEAADRLIASDDQHMRTGRLGFKNCIVKDDAFIPLLTHAKSLSVAVQLLGAHIQLMVSQLAYRGSSDPSKKVRRVGWHRDYGAATKVLGNHVPRVLLKCAFYLNDLTEPNSGVTLVAPGSNRHSNPIEVPEGEPGPKGYVEASLKAGDCLFFENRTGHAAGINTSGNMRKAIMIGYGYRWVMPLDYRSQEPAFMDKLDELGRYLVGERYPKIEGYKAGGGDSPLTPWCEENGAPEIRPVV; encoded by the coding sequence ATGACAGAATCGTCAATTGATCTGGACTGGTATGCGCTTTCAGCGCAAGAAATCAGGCAGTTTGATGAGCAAGGCTATCTCATTGTGCGCGACGTGCTCGATCAGGACATGATTGACCGGGTCGTTGAGGCTGCTGATCGGTTGATTGCGAGTGACGACCAACACATGCGCACGGGACGACTGGGCTTTAAGAATTGTATTGTGAAAGATGATGCTTTTATTCCCCTGCTAACCCACGCCAAATCGCTGTCGGTTGCGGTACAGCTTTTGGGTGCACATATCCAACTGATGGTATCACAACTTGCTTATAGAGGCTCTTCCGATCCCTCGAAGAAAGTTCGGCGGGTCGGATGGCATCGCGATTATGGTGCAGCGACAAAAGTATTGGGAAATCATGTGCCCCGTGTTTTGTTAAAGTGCGCGTTTTATCTCAATGATCTGACCGAACCAAACTCGGGTGTGACGCTGGTTGCGCCTGGCTCCAATCGCCACAGCAACCCCATTGAAGTCCCTGAAGGAGAGCCTGGACCAAAAGGTTATGTTGAGGCTTCTTTAAAGGCGGGTGATTGCCTGTTCTTTGAAAATCGAACCGGGCATGCAGCAGGTATAAACACATCGGGTAACATGCGAAAGGCGATCATGATTGGTTATGGCTATCGTTGGGTGATGCCGCTGGACTATCGGAGTCAAGAGCCTGCCTTTATGGATAAACTGGATGAATTGGGTCGGTATTTGGTGGGTGAAAGATATCCAAAAATAGAGGGGTACAAAGCTGGCGGTGGAGATAGCCCGCTTACGCCGTGGTGTGAAGAGAACGGTGCGCCAGAGATCAGACCGGTTGTTTAA